The Streptomyces luteogriseus genome includes a window with the following:
- a CDS encoding O-methyltransferase, whose translation MCGFPCPTDTVTPRHSRGQERVITGNRQTSWAFADAYVAEDEALHWARDRAREAGLRSVTPGTGAALRLLAASVDAKAVAEIGTGCGVSGIHLLHGMRPDGVLTTVDPEPEHQQFARQAFRASGFASNRARFIPGRALDVLPRLADAGYDLVFCDGDRLEVMDYLAESLRLLRTGGLVVFEGAFANGRTVDSGPQPTEVLRLRELLRAVRESQELVPSLLPVGDGLLCAVKR comes from the coding sequence ATCTGCGGGTTCCCGTGCCCAACGGATACAGTCACGCCCAGGCATTCACGGGGACAGGAGAGGGTCATTACCGGCAACCGGCAGACGAGCTGGGCGTTCGCCGACGCCTATGTCGCCGAGGACGAAGCGCTGCACTGGGCCCGGGACCGGGCCCGTGAGGCAGGGCTGCGCTCGGTGACGCCCGGCACGGGCGCCGCGCTGCGGTTGCTGGCCGCGTCGGTCGACGCGAAGGCCGTCGCGGAGATCGGGACCGGCTGTGGTGTCTCCGGGATCCACCTGCTGCACGGTATGCGGCCGGACGGCGTCCTGACGACCGTGGACCCGGAGCCCGAGCACCAGCAGTTCGCCCGGCAGGCCTTCCGCGCCTCCGGCTTCGCCAGCAACCGGGCCCGCTTCATCCCGGGCCGCGCCCTGGACGTGCTGCCGCGCCTCGCGGACGCCGGCTACGACCTGGTCTTCTGCGACGGTGACCGCCTGGAGGTCATGGACTACCTCGCTGAATCGTTGCGTCTGCTGCGCACCGGCGGGCTGGTCGTCTTCGAGGGCGCCTTCGCCAACGGCCGGACGGTCGACTCCGGACCGCAGCCCACCGAGGTGCTGCGACTGCGGGAGCTGCTGCGCGCGGTGCGCGAGAGCCAGGAGCTGGTGCCGTCCCTGCTGCCGGTGGGCGACGGTCTGCTGTGCGCGGTGAAACGCTAG